From one Vanacampus margaritifer isolate UIUO_Vmar chromosome 12, RoL_Vmar_1.0, whole genome shotgun sequence genomic stretch:
- the vrk2 gene encoding serine/threonine-protein kinase VRK2 — MTAPKKRALPKPLPDGFILTDQGKKKWRLGKILGQGGFGLIYHASQDIGSPVSTDTDFVVKVEYLENGPLFSELGFYIRAAKPESVQQWMRSRRLDHLGVPKYWGSGQTEYNGLRYRFMVMERLGTDLQKISERNGGRFKKATVLRVGQVLVDILEYVHENEFVHADIKASNLMLGQRNPQELYLVDYGMARRYCVDGVQKEYKENPRKGHNGTIEYTSLDAHKGVAPSRRGDIQILGFCLLHWLCGSLPWDNDLKNAVKVMEAKARLMDKLPESVQQLSGGGASTAEVASLLMYAKSLGFQDKPDYQRLRQMLSTGAKEKLDFSVPRVVGERSKVLDPPTRGKRTAKARGFPKAKSAPMQVVVDDDDDEEEEEEEEEDHEEKKPKQVPRIYRRGPPLPQKSERVQRSLRKRTTAVKTYKEDDSSDDDDEDEVEEEHEEEAKSQPIDPRYIRGPPKGKRGRPKKV, encoded by the exons ATGACAGCTCCTAAAAAGAGGGCGCTACCCAAACCGCTCCCGGATGGCTTCATACTGACTGACCAGGGGAAGAAGAAATGGAGGCTGGGGAAAATCTTAGGTCAAGGTGGCTTTGGACTGATCTACCACG CATCCCAAGACATTGGCAGCCCCGTCTCAACGGATACCGATTTTGTGGTAAAAGTG GAGTACCTTGAGAATGGCCCCCTGTTCTCCGAGCTTGGCTTCTACATAAGGGCAGCAAAACCAGAGAGTG TGCAACAATGGATGAGAAGTAGAAGACTTGACCACCTTGGCGTCCCAAAATACTGGGGATCAGGGCAAACTGAGTATAATGGCCTCAG GTATCGTTTTATGGTTATGGAGCGACTGGGCACTGATCTTCAGAAAATTAGCGAGCGTAACGGAGGTCGCTTTAAGAAGGCTACTGTGCTCCGAGTTGGTCAAGTATTG GTGGATATACTGGAGTATGTGCACGAGAATGAATTTGTTCATGCAGACATCAAAGCCTCCAACCTTATGTTGGGTCAGAGAAACCCTCAAGAG CTCTATTTAGTCGACTATGGGATGGCCCGCAGGTACTGTGTTGATGGAGTCCAAAAAGAGTATAAAGAAAATCCCAGGAAAGGCCACAATGGAACCATTGAGTACACCAGTCTTGACGCTCACAAAGGTGTTG CTCCATCAAGACGTGGAGACATTCAGATTCTTGGATTTTGTCTTCTTCACTGGTTATGTGGGTCTCTTCCCTGGGACAATGACCTCAAGAACGCAGTCAAGGTCATGGAAGCGAAGGCCAG ACTGATGGATAAGCTGCCAGAGTCTGTCCAGCAGCTGTCAGGGGGTGGAGCCAGCACAG CTGAGGTGGCGTCCCTGCTCATGTATGCGAAATCTCTGGGCTTCCAAGACAAGCCAGACTACCAGCGCCTGAGGCAAATGTTGTCTACTGGAGCAAAGGAAAAACTGGATTTCTCTGTACCCCGTGTAGTCGGGGAGAGGTCTAAGGTGCTCGATCCTCCCACCAGGGGCAAG AGAACAGCAAAAGCCCGAGGTTTCCCCAAAGCAAAATCTGCACCCATGCAAGTGGTTGtggacgacgacgatgatgaagaggaggaagaggaggaggaagaggaccaTGAGGAGAAGAAGCCCAAACAAGTGCCAAGAATCTACAGACGAGGGCCGCCCCTTCCACAG AAGAGCGAGAGGGTCCAAAGATCACTTAGGAAGAGGACTACAGCTGTCAAGACTTACAAGGAAGATGACAGCTCagatgatgacgatgaagatgaggtggaggaggagcatGAAGAGGAGGCCAAAAGCCAACCCATTGATCCACGCTACATAAGAGGTCCCCCAAAAGGAAAAAGAGGTCGGCCTAAAAAGGTGTGA